In Polaribacter sp. L3A8, a genomic segment contains:
- a CDS encoding PorP/SprF family type IX secretion system membrane protein codes for MKKIILLLFVIASAQNYAQDVIFSQGYLVPETINSSFTGNIRSTKVGAVFRSQWRNSSFKTNSNYAFADTWFESFGTGIGVSFLNQTESASSYTFNQINLNYAMAFQINNTWYFRPSISAGFGMKNYGFQNLLLEDQINLNGSSVINTSSFDPALLNEQRNFFDFSSSILFNNDDSWIGLTVKHLNKPNISLTENGNEALDVFWSVHTKYYLPFLENYETWFAKKSKVYLLSNFMMQGDFNRFDIGGQYVFDDQFSFGMTASTSPLKIGDNATTISSLTTFIGITMQGFRFGYSYDFSNKKLLNTGGIHEFSLSYDFDVNIRELNRYR; via the coding sequence ATGAAGAAAATTATACTACTACTTTTTGTTATAGCAAGTGCACAAAATTATGCACAAGACGTTATATTCTCTCAAGGATACCTGGTTCCAGAAACCATAAATTCTTCATTTACAGGTAATATTAGAAGTACCAAAGTTGGTGCTGTATTTAGGTCTCAATGGAGAAACTCCTCTTTTAAAACAAATTCTAATTATGCCTTTGCAGACACTTGGTTCGAAAGCTTTGGTACAGGGATTGGTGTTAGTTTCTTAAACCAAACGGAAAGTGCCTCTTCTTACACTTTTAATCAGATTAATTTAAATTATGCTATGGCATTTCAAATTAACAATACCTGGTATTTTAGGCCTAGTATTTCTGCTGGTTTCGGAATGAAAAATTACGGATTTCAAAATCTATTGTTAGAAGATCAAATTAATTTAAATGGCAGCAGCGTAATAAATACATCAAGTTTTGATCCTGCTTTATTAAACGAACAAAGAAATTTCTTCGATTTTAGCTCTTCTATTTTATTTAACAATGATGATTCTTGGATTGGATTAACCGTAAAACATTTAAACAAACCCAATATTTCTTTAACAGAAAACGGTAATGAAGCTTTAGATGTATTTTGGTCTGTGCACACAAAATATTATTTACCTTTTTTAGAAAATTATGAAACATGGTTTGCTAAAAAAAGTAAAGTCTATCTTTTGTCTAACTTTATGATGCAAGGAGACTTTAATAGATTTGATATTGGAGGACAATACGTTTTTGACGATCAGTTTTCTTTTGGAATGACAGCATCTACTTCTCCTTTAAAAATTGGAGACAACGCAACCACAATAAGTTCTCTTACCACTTTTATAGGTATTACAATGCAAGGTTTTCGTTTTGGATATTCTTATGATTTTAGCAACAAAAAGCTTTTAAATACCGGAGGTATTCACGAATTCTCTCTTTCTTATGATTTTGACGTTAATATTAGAGAACTAAACAGATACAGATAA
- a CDS encoding T9SS type A sorting domain-containing protein, producing MQKITFKNIVFLLTCFVAFQVSAQESFPGEGNYRIQLLTEGLYPTIPSTYNTNKDGNNPDSIPLEELADTDNSQIFTFKEAGGFFSFAGEAYRTYTIASAQLSPVTYLHLRNAEYTGSGSRMTLRELDDPQMPKVEHRTFIIIPRALPDEEGGDSYFQIRSIVTPDDDSSGETTGYNNNNVYMVSTNGRDFVNHAGPFSGTSRWLLEPATVVLSTKTVGFETVSISNPVKNQLTIKGLNADVKNISVYNLLGNQVVTSKVNGKSLVEINLNTLASGVYIVKLSGDNATFSKKIIKE from the coding sequence ATGCAAAAAATTACATTTAAAAACATTGTCTTTTTATTGACTTGCTTTGTTGCTTTTCAAGTATCTGCTCAAGAAAGTTTTCCTGGAGAAGGTAATTATAGAATACAACTTTTAACGGAAGGTTTGTATCCTACAATTCCTAGTACTTATAATACAAATAAAGATGGCAATAACCCAGATAGTATTCCTTTAGAAGAATTGGCAGATACAGATAATTCTCAAATATTTACTTTTAAAGAAGCAGGAGGCTTCTTTTCATTTGCAGGAGAAGCGTATAGAACGTACACCATTGCAAGTGCTCAATTATCTCCTGTAACCTATTTGCACCTAAGAAATGCAGAATATACAGGTTCTGGAAGTAGAATGACTTTGCGTGAGCTTGATGATCCACAGATGCCAAAGGTAGAACACAGAACTTTTATAATAATACCAAGAGCATTACCAGATGAAGAAGGAGGAGATAGTTATTTTCAAATTAGATCTATTGTTACTCCAGATGATGATAGTTCAGGAGAAACAACGGGTTATAATAACAATAATGTATATATGGTATCTACAAATGGACGTGATTTTGTAAACCATGCAGGTCCTTTTAGTGGTACTTCTAGATGGTTATTAGAACCAGCTACAGTAGTATTAAGTACTAAAACTGTAGGTTTTGAAACGGTTTCTATTTCAAACCCTGTTAAAAACCAATTAACAATTAAAGGTTTAAATGCTGATGTTAAAAATATTAGTGTTTATAATTTACTAGGTAATCAAGTTGTAACAAGCAAAGTGAATGGAAAATCTTTAGTAGAGATAAATTTAAACACACTTGCAAGCGGTGTTTATATTGTTAAGTTAAGTGGTGACAATGCTACTTTTAGTAAAAAAATAATTAAGGAGTAA
- a CDS encoding glycosyl hydrolase: MKNLFFLLSLILFIQCKLPEKENDLTEDFKTLSDGFVSPVKQYRPETWFHINGNNISKVGLTKDLEAIKSAGLQGIQLFNKSGRPYPEVNQIKILSPEWEDMIRHAAEECKRLGLKFTMQNCPGWSMTGGPWVPVEEAQREVVESVYHVSGGEKYNEILKLDSLYKTSDYNYKDIQVLAFPTPEGDDLTPINPSEVESNNQVIPWVDIFNPNSKLIVTRKSTQLDKPLKEYRAQGISKINNEDTWVKTKFDTVVTLRSIIFPQSRHMIMGTEYPKIDVAVKVEALINDEFREIKTVNVPDANWNDRRKHLTLAIPETTAKVFKFTFKGNHTIAPETIRLSAKPKNHNFEAKAAKVLRRLEKDVHYKYAENTIVKRNSIINLTDKMTSDGKLTWSIPKGNWTVVRFGHINMRLTNKPAVPEATGWESSKLDKKAIENHLKKGMIGNLIKDGGPIGNGKLQGLLIDSWESHVPTWTMNSDDMFKEFKHRRGYDLVKYLPATMGYIVDSPEVTTKFLRDLRQTMDDLFIENFFEHFATIAHEMGAEVYTEGAGGEVLPIDPMRYYGVSDIPMTEFWYPKAPSNQNEFAKPILSAASATHLYNKPVLAAEACTQVGVKWNEHPFSVKYLIDYNFTKGVNHLVFHTFSHTPQTNVYPGSSFGGNIGFPFVRAQTWWKYMPDWIDYLTRNQYVLQQGEFAADVLWYYGDHFERPPFDLNDFPKGYKYDYLNEEILQQKLTVKNEKINVKDAGDYRVILLRDSKNMLLSTAKKLKELVLNGAVIVGDKPTDSPSLMDDENDVQTLLAISNELWGNAKSGVKKVGKGKVYWGISIEEVLKSEAIIPDVIVPQNADVQWIHRKTDAADIYFVSTKSEKPTDVSISLRVKNAYPQFWDAFTGKQYDAAVWNKTKDRINVAVSFDASGSAIVVFPKGNKTPYATKVEFEGEPVLSSEIGWYRIHENDDLVCVKIENKKIQASTSGVYKVYNTEGVSSTKVDVKEISIQNNWKVAFEPGWDTPESVKVSQLKSLTEFDNKAIQHYSGTVSYTKEIEIDDLEKNRILDLGHVANIAELWCNGKKVGTRWAPPYKFEVGNVLKKGKNKIEIKVTNTWRNQLIYDNTRAKGVKKTWTTSPPKKEETELDVSGLVGPVKYIEFSY; the protein is encoded by the coding sequence ATGAAAAACCTGTTTTTTTTATTATCCTTAATACTATTTATACAATGTAAATTACCTGAGAAAGAAAATGATTTAACGGAAGATTTTAAAACGTTAAGTGATGGTTTTGTTTCTCCAGTTAAACAATATCGTCCAGAAACATGGTTTCATATCAACGGAAACAATATTAGTAAAGTAGGCCTTACTAAAGATTTAGAAGCAATAAAATCTGCAGGGTTGCAAGGAATTCAGCTCTTTAATAAAAGCGGAAGACCTTATCCTGAGGTGAATCAAATAAAAATTTTATCTCCCGAATGGGAAGACATGATTCGTCATGCCGCAGAAGAATGTAAACGTCTTGGTTTAAAATTTACAATGCAAAATTGTCCTGGTTGGTCTATGACAGGAGGCCCTTGGGTACCTGTAGAAGAAGCACAGCGCGAAGTGGTTGAATCTGTGTATCATGTATCCGGTGGGGAAAAATATAATGAAATTCTAAAATTAGATTCATTATATAAAACATCAGATTATAATTATAAAGATATTCAAGTTTTAGCTTTTCCTACTCCAGAGGGAGATGATTTAACCCCTATTAATCCATCAGAAGTTGAAAGTAATAATCAAGTTATTCCTTGGGTAGATATTTTTAACCCCAACTCAAAACTTATAGTTACTCGTAAAAGTACTCAATTAGATAAACCTTTAAAAGAGTATAGAGCTCAGGGAATTTCTAAAATAAACAATGAGGATACTTGGGTTAAAACTAAGTTTGATACAGTGGTAACACTGCGTTCTATTATTTTTCCGCAATCTAGACATATGATTATGGGAACAGAATATCCTAAGATAGATGTTGCTGTTAAAGTTGAAGCCTTAATTAATGATGAATTTAGAGAAATAAAAACTGTTAACGTACCCGATGCGAATTGGAATGATAGAAGAAAGCACTTAACCTTAGCAATTCCAGAAACGACCGCTAAGGTGTTTAAATTTACTTTTAAAGGAAATCATACTATTGCTCCAGAAACTATACGTTTAAGCGCTAAACCTAAAAATCATAATTTTGAAGCCAAAGCAGCAAAAGTATTAAGACGTCTAGAAAAAGATGTACACTATAAATATGCAGAAAATACTATTGTAAAAAGGAATTCTATTATTAATCTAACTGATAAAATGACTTCTGATGGAAAACTAACTTGGAGTATTCCAAAAGGAAATTGGACGGTAGTTCGTTTTGGTCATATCAATATGCGATTAACCAATAAACCTGCAGTTCCAGAAGCAACGGGTTGGGAGTCTAGCAAATTAGATAAAAAAGCCATAGAAAATCATCTTAAAAAAGGGATGATAGGAAATTTAATTAAAGATGGAGGTCCAATAGGAAACGGAAAATTACAAGGCTTATTAATAGATAGTTGGGAGAGTCATGTACCTACTTGGACCATGAATTCCGATGATATGTTTAAGGAATTTAAACACAGACGAGGTTATGATTTGGTAAAATATCTGCCCGCAACTATGGGGTATATTGTAGATAGCCCAGAAGTAACAACTAAATTTTTACGAGATCTACGCCAAACAATGGATGATTTATTTATCGAAAATTTCTTTGAACATTTTGCAACTATCGCTCACGAAATGGGAGCAGAGGTATATACCGAAGGTGCTGGAGGAGAAGTTTTACCTATAGACCCTATGCGTTATTATGGAGTAAGTGATATTCCAATGACAGAGTTTTGGTACCCTAAAGCACCGTCTAATCAAAACGAATTTGCCAAACCTATTCTCTCAGCAGCTTCAGCTACGCACTTATACAATAAGCCTGTTTTAGCAGCAGAAGCTTGTACGCAAGTTGGGGTAAAATGGAACGAACACCCATTTAGCGTAAAGTATTTAATAGATTATAATTTTACAAAAGGAGTAAACCATTTGGTTTTTCATACATTTTCTCATACACCTCAAACCAACGTATATCCCGGGTCTAGTTTTGGAGGTAATATAGGGTTTCCTTTTGTTAGAGCACAAACTTGGTGGAAATACATGCCAGATTGGATTGATTATTTAACTCGTAATCAATATGTATTACAGCAAGGAGAATTTGCAGCTGATGTACTTTGGTATTATGGCGATCATTTTGAGCGTCCTCCTTTTGATTTAAATGATTTTCCAAAAGGCTATAAATATGATTATTTAAATGAAGAAATATTACAGCAAAAATTAACTGTTAAAAACGAGAAAATTAATGTTAAAGATGCTGGAGATTATCGTGTTATTCTTTTAAGGGATTCTAAAAATATGCTATTGTCTACAGCCAAGAAACTAAAAGAGTTAGTATTAAATGGAGCTGTAATTGTGGGAGATAAACCTACTGATTCCCCTAGTTTAATGGATGATGAAAATGATGTACAAACACTATTAGCAATTTCTAATGAATTATGGGGAAATGCTAAAAGTGGAGTAAAAAAAGTAGGGAAAGGAAAAGTATATTGGGGTATATCTATAGAAGAAGTTTTAAAAAGTGAAGCTATTATACCAGATGTAATAGTTCCACAAAATGCAGATGTACAATGGATTCATCGTAAAACCGATGCTGCTGATATTTATTTTGTATCTACTAAGAGTGAAAAACCTACAGATGTATCAATAAGCCTTAGAGTTAAAAATGCTTATCCTCAATTTTGGGATGCTTTTACAGGAAAACAATATGATGCAGCTGTTTGGAACAAAACAAAAGATAGAATTAATGTAGCTGTATCTTTTGATGCTAGCGGAAGTGCAATTGTTGTTTTTCCTAAAGGAAATAAAACACCGTATGCAACAAAAGTGGAATTTGAAGGAGAACCGGTATTAAGTTCAGAAATTGGTTGGTATAGAATTCATGAAAATGATGATTTAGTTTGTGTTAAAATAGAAAACAAAAAGATACAAGCATCTACATCTGGAGTTTATAAAGTTTATAATACAGAAGGAGTCTCATCAACAAAAGTTGATGTAAAAGAAATTTCTATTCAGAATAATTGGAAGGTAGCTTTTGAACCAGGATGGGATACTCCAGAGTCGGTTAAGGTTTCTCAATTAAAATCACTTACAGAGTTTGATAACAAAGCCATACAACACTATTCAGGAACAGTTAGTTATACTAAAGAAATAGAAATTGATGATCTTGAAAAAAATAGGATTTTAGATTTAGGGCACGTAGCCAATATAGCTGAATTGTGGTGCAACGGCAAAAAAGTGGGTACACGTTGGGCTCCTCCATATAAATTTGAGGTAGGTAATGTACTTAAAAAAGGAAAAAATAAAATTGAAATAAAAGTAACCAACACGTGGCGAAATCAATTAATTTATGATAATACGCGTGCTAAGGGAGTAAAGAAAACATGGACAACGAGTCCTCCTAAAAAAGAAGAAACTGAATTAGATGTTTCTGGCTTGGTAGGACCTGTTAAATATATAGAGTTTTCTTATTAA
- a CDS encoding T9SS type A sorting domain-containing protein: MIKKVLLFSVIFFFTISSSAQIEIFKQDFNESTVRADYTSDNPSSSQFTKISNSSSVLSSITNGALRFTKSGSSSAYFYRNINRDLTQEPTLMKMKFDFAVAGQNEDHPDDRRAMSFYFGPSFARAGTSIADVHSRFGLGISETTGSFFLQVLDNGSAKSVDFSGKQTITFMVNNSGSTQTYLAPDNSTESIADDTWEIWVGTTKVFNDIASRNKDLSLGSFKLQYNSFLPKGILDFDNFEFIDLLNQEIVKTQSLVHPHILVSNADKQKILDNIANYDWASSMFNQLMERQSLYEEIHVSDPKFILKSIPGIPGDRNTHRTILNRAVECGIIYYLTGNEGYAQLSADILHHYVKMISVQDPLNFKFYSSSFNHLIQTREHFPRVGIAYDFIHSFISKETTTVFDYETETRIPFNFETSQKAFEVMAENVLKVGATNSNHPVLELTGALYNVMCMEDDATRERYFQRLWNGDSNQNGITWMLNHFTKEESMWPEAVGYSKFTHAIILKVMNVLDRYKPELKIIENNLNLLDGIFIFDNFYYPNGSTIAYGDIGRTFTGDNHVYRNVLAMGDRLGLAAYKEKAAVTLKKRYNDEGGYKPVIETQSLEWNNPLQLLWGVNIDDAVVSTGTPLYNTVTAKYAGMVMQRNFVEENNVDNGLMYYTGGGSYVHAHATGLDMELYGAGYIMGPDYGNDDYGSDIHETYAVSHAAHNTVIVNGATKRGISSSGTWLNIVDPIVLEASEPEAYANPISDNFGFSTQFLEDRNNNLDQQRTNSIVRTSATTGYYVDVFRSISKDVNNYHDYLFHGLGDVMQMKTGEIALNLTATPERYNNDLGDSRKQPGWRWYTDAKTSQLTTDAISARFDLQFDNKYLHVNVPGGIDKEYSSALAPATKYVRNGYSNKKTQMFMMRKYGEAWNKPFVTIYEPSSSAISSVKSTANIINNNKVVGVKVISEVNGQKITDFILTNDSEEAIQLSDLNIAFTGRFGIVRTIEKESTTDVSLYIGKGSQLTFLDETITGDASGKAFLEYTLDYTLSTLDFNNLEKRVTVFPNPSEGLFEIDLPLNVKNIKLQVYNIQGQLVVSKKQPVNGGNAKLDIRNQAKGIYFVKVNLETPVFIKVIKK, translated from the coding sequence ATGATAAAAAAGGTACTTTTATTTTCAGTAATATTTTTTTTTACAATTTCTTCGAGTGCACAGATAGAAATCTTTAAGCAAGATTTTAATGAATCTACAGTACGTGCAGACTATACTAGTGATAACCCGAGTTCTAGTCAGTTTACAAAAATTAGCAACAGTTCTTCAGTTTTATCAAGTATAACAAACGGAGCTTTACGTTTTACTAAATCAGGTAGTTCTTCTGCCTATTTTTACAGAAACATCAATAGAGATCTTACACAAGAACCAACTTTAATGAAAATGAAGTTTGATTTTGCTGTTGCAGGTCAAAATGAAGACCATCCAGATGATAGAAGGGCTATGTCTTTTTATTTTGGTCCTAGTTTTGCAAGAGCTGGTACTTCAATAGCAGATGTTCATAGTAGATTTGGGTTAGGGATTAGTGAAACTACAGGAAGTTTTTTTTTACAAGTATTAGATAATGGTAGTGCCAAATCAGTAGATTTTTCTGGCAAACAAACCATTACCTTTATGGTTAATAATAGTGGTAGTACACAAACATATTTAGCACCAGATAATTCTACAGAAAGTATTGCAGATGATACTTGGGAAATTTGGGTAGGTACAACAAAAGTGTTTAATGATATTGCCTCTAGAAATAAAGATTTAAGTTTAGGTAGTTTTAAATTACAATACAATTCTTTTTTACCAAAAGGAATTTTAGATTTTGATAATTTTGAATTTATAGATTTATTAAATCAAGAAATTGTTAAAACACAATCATTAGTACATCCGCACATTTTAGTAAGTAATGCTGATAAACAAAAAATATTAGACAATATTGCTAATTATGATTGGGCTAGTAGTATGTTTAATCAACTAATGGAAAGACAATCTTTGTACGAAGAAATTCATGTTTCCGACCCTAAGTTTATATTAAAATCGATACCAGGTATACCTGGTGATAGAAATACACATAGAACTATTTTAAACAGAGCAGTAGAATGTGGTATTATTTATTATTTAACAGGTAATGAAGGTTATGCGCAATTATCTGCAGATATTTTACATCATTATGTAAAAATGATTAGTGTACAAGATCCTTTAAATTTTAAGTTTTATTCAAGTAGTTTTAATCATTTAATTCAAACTAGAGAGCATTTTCCACGTGTAGGAATTGCTTATGATTTTATTCATTCTTTTATTTCTAAAGAAACCACTACTGTTTTTGATTATGAAACAGAAACACGTATTCCTTTTAATTTTGAAACATCACAAAAAGCCTTTGAGGTAATGGCAGAAAATGTTTTAAAAGTTGGGGCTACAAACTCAAACCATCCTGTTTTAGAATTAACGGGTGCTTTATACAATGTAATGTGTATGGAAGATGATGCTACGAGAGAGCGTTATTTTCAAAGACTTTGGAATGGAGATTCTAATCAAAACGGAATTACATGGATGTTAAACCACTTTACCAAAGAAGAAAGTATGTGGCCAGAAGCTGTAGGGTATAGTAAATTTACACACGCTATTATTCTAAAAGTTATGAATGTTTTAGACAGATATAAACCAGAACTTAAAATAATAGAGAATAATTTAAACCTATTAGACGGTATTTTTATTTTTGATAATTTTTATTATCCAAATGGGTCTACTATAGCCTACGGAGATATAGGTAGAACGTTTACAGGCGATAACCATGTTTATAGAAACGTACTTGCTATGGGAGATCGTTTAGGGTTGGCAGCATATAAAGAAAAAGCTGCGGTTACACTTAAAAAAAGATACAATGATGAAGGTGGTTACAAACCTGTTATAGAAACTCAATCTTTAGAATGGAATAACCCACTGCAATTATTATGGGGTGTAAATATAGATGATGCAGTAGTTAGTACAGGTACACCTTTATATAATACAGTTACTGCAAAATATGCAGGTATGGTTATGCAACGTAATTTTGTAGAGGAAAATAATGTAGATAATGGTTTAATGTATTATACCGGTGGTGGTAGTTATGTGCATGCACATGCTACAGGTTTAGATATGGAACTCTATGGAGCAGGTTATATTATGGGGCCAGATTATGGTAATGATGATTATGGTAGTGATATTCATGAAACTTATGCCGTTTCTCATGCAGCACACAATACAGTTATTGTAAATGGAGCAACTAAAAGAGGTATTTCTAGTTCTGGTACTTGGTTAAATATTGTAGATCCTATTGTTTTAGAAGCAAGTGAGCCAGAGGCATATGCGAATCCAATTTCAGATAACTTTGGGTTTTCTACTCAATTTTTAGAAGATCGTAATAATAATTTAGATCAACAACGTACAAATAGTATTGTTAGAACAAGTGCTACAACTGGTTATTATGTAGATGTATTTAGATCTATTTCTAAAGATGTAAATAACTATCATGATTACCTCTTTCATGGTTTGGGAGATGTAATGCAAATGAAAACCGGAGAAATTGCACTTAATTTAACAGCTACACCAGAAAGATATAATAATGATTTAGGTGATAGTAGAAAACAACCGGGATGGAGATGGTATACAGATGCAAAAACATCTCAATTAACAACCGATGCTATTTCAGCGAGATTCGATTTACAATTTGATAACAAATATTTACACGTAAATGTTCCTGGAGGAATTGATAAGGAGTACTCATCCGCTTTAGCGCCTGCAACTAAATATGTTAGAAATGGATATTCTAATAAAAAGACGCAAATGTTTATGATGCGTAAATATGGTGAAGCATGGAATAAACCCTTTGTAACAATATATGAACCTTCTAGTAGTGCCATAAGTAGTGTTAAGTCTACGGCTAATATTATTAATAATAATAAAGTTGTTGGTGTAAAAGTTATATCTGAAGTTAATGGACAAAAAATAACAGATTTTATTCTAACGAATGATAGCGAAGAAGCAATTCAATTAAGCGATTTAAATATAGCCTTTACAGGTAGATTTGGAATTGTACGTACCATAGAAAAAGAATCAACTACAGATGTTTCATTATATATTGGTAAAGGAAGTCAGCTTACTTTTTTAGATGAAACAATTACTGGTGACGCATCTGGAAAAGCATTTTTAGAATACACATTAGATTATACGTTATCAACCTTAGATTTTAACAATTTAGAGAAACGTGTTACTGTATTTCCTAATCCGTCAGAAGGATTATTTGAGATAGATTTACCTTTAAATGTTAAAAATATAAAATTACAAGTTTATAATATTCAAGGGCAATTAGTAGTTTCTAAAAAACAACCTGTAAACGGAGGTAATGCTAAATTAGATATTAGAAATCAAGCAAAAGGAATCTATTTTGTTAAAGTAAATTTAGAGACTCCTGTTTTTATTAAAGTAATTAAAAAGTAA